One Brassica rapa cultivar Chiifu-401-42 unplaced genomic scaffold, CAAS_Brap_v3.01 Scaffold0350, whole genome shotgun sequence genomic region harbors:
- the LOC117130195 gene encoding DNA-binding protein HEXBP-like, with amino-acid sequence MAMVETNFAEEAKLKSRGHTASSGSGSDRKRKRDTAKGGKASCDRLECSSCRRHHGGECWKAKGACTRCGNMGHFARDCPGRSENRGQGLGSDPRSCHYCSKTGHLRWECPNMQAEAKERGEDSKPSQTRGQTSAPRVYELTKDAAEAGPSL; translated from the coding sequence ATGGCTATGGTGGAGACTAACTTCGCTGAAGAGGCCAAGCTGAAGTCTAGGGGCCACACGGCTTCTAGTGGATCCGGAAGCGACCGGAAGAGAAAGAGGGACACGGCCAAAGGGGGCAAGGCCTCATGTGATAGGCTGGAGTGTTCTTCATGTAGAAGGCATCACGGTGGAGAGTGTTGGAAGGCAAAGGGGGCTTGCACCCGTTGTGGCAATATGGGCCACTTTGCTCGAGACTGTCCTGGACGGTCAGAGAACCGTGGACAGGGCTTGGGGAGTGACCCCAGAAGCTGTCATTACTGCAGCAAGACGGGACACCTACGCTGGGAATGTCCCAATATGCAAGCTGAGGCTAAAGAACGTGGGGAGGACAGCAAGCCAAGCCAGACCCGAGGTCAGACCTCAGCACCGCGTGTGTATGAACTGACCAAGGACGCAGCAGAGGCTGGAccatcactg